The genome window CATACGGTTGTGGGAAGTAAGGTTATGAAGTAGATACTGGAAGGTGCTGCAGCTCTAAACTCCTCATATATTAGGGTTATTTTACTGTTCTCTGAGCGTTTAAAGGGTCTCCTGTCTGCGACGTTCGCAGTCTTTCGCATAACTGAAAAAGGTACCTAAAGACAGAAAGTAAACACACTTTTCCTTGAATAGATTCTTTCCGCAAGGCCCTTCCAGTTTGCATTGGCTACATTTAGCTGATGTCAAGTCGCTGATTACCTTCATATGCAAGTTTAGGGAGCAGCACCTACAGGTGGGTAGATAGATGGAGGATATACACACAGACATGAAGAGAGTAGGATATGTGCGGCCCGTACATGAAAAGTGGTAGGTGGTAGGTGGCTGGGCACTTCTCGCAGTTGTCATCGTGTAAGATTTTTATGTATAGTCTATCGAGTGAGATAGCAAATTTTtaaaagacattgaaccgatattGCTGGAAAGTCTTTTGCTTACCAATATCGGAACTACCTATGCCTTTCACAAAGGGAGAATAGGTTCAGTGTAGTTGTCCCTTTGTAAGTATCACGCTAATGAGGTACCTCTCGAATTAGTGAACACTATTTACATAGTGACCATCGACCTGTACTATTTAATGTGATGAAGAGTAGGAAATGGTGTACCATATCGCACGAAGAAGTGGGGTTTGGAGATGTTTGACGTAGGAATGTTCAGTGaattaattaaagaaatttcCACAAGCGTGGAAACAGTACGTAAAGTAAGGATTAAGCTATTTTATGGAGAAGGGCGATATACAATTCCGGCCGGATAAATTTTCGAATCAACCATTCTCATACGCCCGTTTGCTTACTGGGTAGTAAGGAAGAACTAGTGAAGCAGATAATATGTTACGGTTTGTTTCTAATTGTAGAAGAAGCAAGGGGCATGCCGAAGTAATGGTACGGTTTCTCCGTTGTCCAGTTAACAGTGGCTGCCATCAACGTAATGGTTAATCGGGTAGAGAAAGCAATTATAAAAAGAATGTGGTAGGGTTGTGTAAAAAATACTGTGCTATTATGTGTGTAGCATGTAAGCGGGTATAAGCATTTGAATCGAAACAGTTCATATCATACGCTACATGCTACCAGAAGAGTGCATTTAGTGCAATCAATTTGCACTCTATTCACGCTTATACTCGCTTGCATGATCCACGATGATATGCGCTCTGAAATGATACCGCATTTTTAATCTTTATACTGAGATTAAAGTCGGAAGTTTCTTCCTTGATTGCTCTCTTAGGCTTTTCGAATTAATATAAGATGCTACCTATAGGCAAGGGTTGGAGACAGTTTATTAGATGACATTTTTGCTGTCCAGAATTATGATATGCAATCTCGTCTTTATTTTCTATAgctcaaaatttaaaatttaaaacttaTATCATTCGTTTCAGAAAGTTGTATACAATGCAGTTCAGATGGAAATCCAGTTTGTGCGATGGCCCCTCAGAATATGATGGCGAAAACCTGTTCAGTTTCGAATTCAACATGCTACACGAGGGTAGTTTGTAAGTAAAACATGCTAATGGAGGAGGTGACAAAATTGACAGAACTCTCTTCCTTTTTCAGCGGGTGTGACTGTTCGAGGTTGCACCGCAAGTTTAAATTCAACTATCATCGAAGCTTGCTACATGAATGGAACCTGCCGAACTTGCAATCGAACCGCTTGCAATAACGAAGTAAGATTATTAGGTTTCCACCTGGTATGACTGTATTAACATTTGATATTGTAGATCTTCCCTGCGAGCCGACCGACATGCTATCAATGCGACAGTTCAATGAGTCCCAACTGCACTCAAAGCTCTTTCGCGATACCATCGCCTTGTCCATTTTACAAGGAGGATGATCGCTGCTTCATCTACAAGTCAAGTAAGGGTTGCTCAGAATGATTGAAATGAAGTATGTCTAATATCTCTCAATTTCAGCTAAAAGGAACTCGTTCGTGCGAGGGTGTCTTTCATCGACTGCAAACCTTTGCCGGAATATATCGCAGTGCTATGTATGCAATGGTCACGGATGCAACGATCTCCCTGGTAACAACACGTTGATCCCCAACGCTAGTGATTCCGCGTGGCGTATGCTTGGGGTGTCACTTTCACTTCTGTTGATTGGCATCCTTCTCTCGAATATTGCCTAATACTGTTTTGGGATGCACACTCAGAGTACCGGAGAAGTCAAATTGtcactttttcttttaaatgaaaatttatgtCCCTACTTAGCATTAACAGTTTTAACGTATTCCTTGAaaagatttcgaaaaaaatcatgacaCACTCGAAGTGTCCAGAAGAAGACTTAGTCATTaaagttttgaataaatatatttttgagaGTTAATCCACGgttaatttttattcaaaatgccAGCATGATCCATATAATTATTAACAACTTTTTAGCAAAGTACTACCAATaatgtctgccgtttaagacgTCGATTTCTTAGCACCAACATGCATTGACATTGTAGACATTGTTGATGGAATTGCATCATGCAAATTCAGCAACAGGGCATGTGGTCGAGCCATTTTCACATTTCAAGTACTAcattaaacaaatcgggaaaccggaagctgggcattccaggtatgaaaggttttgtttgctttttttgcgagtatatttgagtgtagaactatcccatttgtacgtagcccgttatgtatatgcatttaacatgtctgactacccaatTTAATGTGAAATtggtatttagttgcagtacATTTACACGggaaagtcaactttgaactactgtaactttgttactaatagtatgattttaatcaaacttggagtaaatatgcttcatattatattttatactactctgagataaacttaaggggggttttactcaattttcccaaaaatttggtaatatactattattaacttaatttgaatagatatcgatatggagagtattttgaggcctggacacaaTATAGAGGCGGTTTcacgaattttttcagattttccggttgggtagtttctgagaatggctccgttaaagaaatcatcactttccacccttcccactccccacctttttaataaatctcaaaacgaaGGCCAACaaaggaaaagtactaatcgagacctttcatttgataccccacatgactatattcggtgaaaaaaaaaattacgtcccccttttacatgtatgggacccccctaaatctcaaatttcgtgttaatcgg of Hermetia illucens chromosome 4, iHerIll2.2.curated.20191125, whole genome shotgun sequence contains these proteins:
- the LOC119655503 gene encoding uncharacterized protein LOC119655503; the protein is MSNTQILFCLFLIVVGASAESCIQCSSDGNPVCAMAPQNMMAKTCSVSNSTCYTRVVSGVTVRGCTASLNSTIIEACYMNGTCRTCNRTACNNEIFPASRPTCYQCDSSMSPNCTQSSFAIPSPCPFYKEDDRCFIYKSTKRNSFVRGCLSSTANLCRNISQCYVCNGHGCNDLPGNNTLIPNASDSAWRMLGVSLSLLLIGILLSNIA